A window of Clostridium botulinum BKT015925 contains these coding sequences:
- a CDS encoding methyl-accepting chemotaxis protein codes for MKISFKSKLLGIILPLVLAGLLSLTVLAYVNFSNIIESELTDSMSVRNVEVTDHINTWLTSRLAEVQQVVNSPMMKRILEKNPTLDFSVNDESIALIDELNLSRWNFIKNAYPDQYAALHIINNLSKDEWNNTEAINAKLKARYFNVAKGSSSTSPWAKGVSEEAGKRFSENGGIPYDVILKPAYSQAYNSNMVGMLAWLKNDKGDVVAGACSSLKIEAVEDIVNNIRYGKKGYGILLSNDGTFIVHPDKDVAMKKNINTMSDPELKKLGQLIKNNTKGKFCLGSGKEKKIAFYSKVPITGWTVVNVVYESELFAKANKMLFLMIGLVIGVMAIVTISLYFIAGYLVKPLKKLSDFADVVSTGDLSGSIEVTSSDEIGNLSNAFNNTVQALRVLLTDISEESQKVNNLSHDLANSCNEFGKLTEDVAKTMQYVSENTTQQAEQVNAAVEKTNEMGESSKEVTSKCNYMLETAEQSHNISEVAFKVVDKAVYNMQVIVKSNDEILKENKLLLNKSTEIGKIIEVITGIADQTNLLALNAAIEAARAGEQGRGFAVVADEVRQLAEQSSNAAKQIADLVKGIQVQISDITQSMDESSKEISGGMEVALEARTHFEDIETAIANIFSVVKDVSSTTENMIEKTEETIKEMKVTSSIAGDTASATENVTSITEEHTVTMEEISKTANDLSSLSGRLSELVSKFNVSK; via the coding sequence ATGAAGATATCTTTCAAATCAAAATTGTTAGGCATAATTTTACCTTTAGTTTTAGCGGGGCTATTATCATTAACAGTATTAGCGTATGTAAACTTTAGTAACATAATTGAAAGTGAGCTTACTGATTCTATGTCAGTAAGAAATGTTGAGGTAACTGATCACATTAATACATGGTTAACTAGTAGGCTTGCAGAAGTTCAACAAGTGGTTAATAGTCCTATGATGAAACGAATATTAGAGAAAAATCCTACTTTGGATTTTTCAGTTAATGATGAATCAATAGCACTTATTGATGAGTTGAATTTATCACGTTGGAATTTTATTAAAAATGCTTATCCTGATCAGTATGCCGCGTTGCATATTATAAATAATTTAAGTAAGGATGAATGGAATAATACAGAAGCAATAAATGCAAAATTAAAAGCTCGTTATTTTAATGTTGCTAAGGGAAGTTCTAGTACTTCACCATGGGCTAAAGGTGTTTCAGAAGAAGCTGGAAAGAGATTTAGTGAAAATGGAGGAATTCCATATGATGTTATACTAAAACCTGCATATTCTCAGGCATATAATTCAAATATGGTAGGAATGCTTGCATGGCTAAAAAATGATAAAGGTGATGTAGTAGCTGGGGCTTGTTCAAGTTTAAAGATTGAAGCTGTTGAAGATATAGTTAATAATATAAGGTACGGAAAAAAAGGATATGGAATTTTACTTTCAAATGATGGCACATTTATTGTACATCCAGATAAGGATGTGGCAATGAAAAAGAACATTAACACTATGAGTGATCCAGAGCTTAAGAAGCTAGGCCAACTTATTAAAAATAATACTAAGGGTAAATTCTGTTTAGGATCAGGAAAAGAAAAGAAAATAGCATTCTATTCAAAGGTTCCAATAACAGGATGGACTGTGGTTAATGTGGTTTATGAAAGTGAGTTATTTGCAAAAGCTAATAAAATGTTATTCCTTATGATAGGATTAGTTATAGGGGTTATGGCAATAGTTACAATATCACTATATTTTATAGCTGGATATCTTGTTAAACCATTAAAAAAACTTAGTGACTTTGCAGATGTAGTATCTACTGGTGATTTAAGTGGTTCTATAGAAGTTACATCAAGTGATGAGATTGGTAATTTATCAAATGCATTTAACAATACGGTACAAGCACTTAGAGTGTTATTAACAGATATTAGTGAAGAATCTCAAAAAGTTAATAATTTATCACATGATTTAGCTAATTCCTGTAATGAGTTTGGTAAATTAACCGAGGATGTTGCAAAAACAATGCAATATGTATCTGAAAATACAACTCAACAGGCCGAACAAGTTAATGCTGCTGTTGAAAAGACAAATGAAATGGGAGAGTCAAGTAAGGAAGTTACTAGTAAGTGCAACTATATGCTTGAAACTGCCGAACAGTCACATAATATCAGTGAAGTAGCATTTAAGGTTGTGGATAAAGCTGTATATAACATGCAAGTTATTGTTAAGAGTAATGATGAAATTTTAAAAGAAAATAAGTTACTTCTTAATAAGTCTACAGAAATTGGTAAGATAATTGAGGTTATAACTGGTATTGCTGATCAAACTAATTTATTGGCATTAAATGCAGCAATTGAGGCAGCACGTGCAGGAGAACAGGGCCGTGGATTTGCAGTAGTTGCAGACGAAGTTAGACAACTAGCAGAACAATCATCTAATGCTGCAAAACAAATAGCTGATTTAGTTAAGGGAATACAAGTGCAAATTTCAGATATAACTCAAAGTATGGATGAAAGTTCAAAGGAGATATCTGGAGGAATGGAAGTAGCTTTAGAAGCAAGAACTCATTTTGAAGATATTGAAACTGCTATTGCAAATATATTCTCTGTTGTTAAAGATGTTTCTTCTACTACAGAGAATATGATTGAAAAAACTGAGGAAACTATTAAAGAAATGAAAGTTACATCATCAATAGCTGGAGATACAGCATCAGCTACAGAAAATGTAACATCAATTACAGAAGAACATACTGTAACTATGGAAGAAATTAGTAAAACTGCTAATGACCTTTCATCTCTTTCAGGTAGACTTAGTGAATTAGTATCTAAATTTAATGTATCTAAATAA
- a CDS encoding zinc ribbon domain-containing protein YjdM encodes MSNLPNCPKCNSEYTYEDGNLFVCPECAYEWNLESENESNEDENVVKDSNGNILKDGDSVTIIKDLKIKGYSNALKKGTKVKNIRLVDGDHNIDCKIDGFGAMLLKSEFVKKV; translated from the coding sequence ATGAGTAATTTACCAAATTGTCCAAAATGCAATTCAGAATATACTTATGAAGATGGAAACCTGTTCGTTTGTCCAGAATGTGCTTATGAATGGAATTTAGAATCAGAAAATGAAAGCAATGAAGACGAAAATGTTGTTAAGGATTCAAATGGAAATATCTTAAAAGATGGAGATTCTGTAACAATAATTAAAGATCTTAAAATAAAAGGATACTCAAATGCATTAAAGAAGGGTACAAAAGTAAAAAATATACGTTTGGTTGATGGAGATCATAACATTGACTGTAAAATAGATGGTTTTGGAGCTATGTTATTAAAATCAGAA